A single Azospirillum sp. TSA2s DNA region contains:
- a CDS encoding AraC family transcriptional regulator has product MAASETLRRVPALAAPASVGRARDDGDRLTAAADWLLRVANDMLAPDRQSVEHCLSLALARLQRTGDEHRHDRDVPDDAGHKTRLAKTELAKAGLAAWQVRRVTTYIDDHLASSIRNRDLAAAAKLSCGYFCQAFKDSFGCPPHAYIVRRRVERAKELLETTTTPLSQIALDCGFSDQSHFSRIFRRVAGEAPRLWRHKHWIDGVAEEQ; this is encoded by the coding sequence ATGGCTGCTTCCGAGACCTTGCGCCGTGTTCCGGCGTTGGCGGCTCCGGCGTCAGTCGGCCGGGCGCGGGATGACGGCGACAGGCTGACGGCTGCGGCCGATTGGCTGTTGCGGGTGGCGAACGACATGCTGGCGCCGGATCGGCAATCGGTGGAGCATTGCCTGTCGCTGGCCCTCGCCCGGCTGCAACGCACCGGCGATGAGCATCGTCATGACCGTGACGTGCCGGACGATGCCGGCCATAAGACCAGACTGGCGAAAACCGAACTGGCGAAGGCCGGGCTTGCGGCTTGGCAGGTGCGGCGGGTTACCACCTACATCGACGACCATCTCGCCAGTTCCATCCGCAACCGGGATCTGGCGGCGGCGGCGAAGCTCAGTTGCGGATATTTCTGTCAGGCCTTCAAGGACAGCTTCGGCTGCCCGCCGCATGCCTACATCGTGCGCCGGCGGGTGGAACGGGCGAAGGAACTGTTGGAAACCACGACCACGCCGTTGTCGCAGATCGCGCTCGACTGTGGCTTCTCGGACCAGTCGCATTTCTCGCGCATCTTCCGCCGCGTTGCCGGTGAAGCCCCCCGGCTGTGGCGCCACAAGCATTGGATCGACGGGGTCGCTGAAGAACAGTGA
- a CDS encoding carboxymuconolactone decarboxylase family protein, translating to MLNWNEYRQQVLTGVGEIAKLSPDTVKGYAGLSAAGQKKDLLGAKVRELIALAVAVSIRCDGCIAVHTEAAIKHGATQEEIAEALGVAVALNAGAALVYSTRVMDAYAAHG from the coding sequence ATGCTCAACTGGAACGAATACCGTCAGCAGGTTCTCACCGGCGTCGGCGAGATCGCCAAGCTCAGCCCCGACACGGTGAAGGGCTATGCCGGGCTCAGCGCCGCCGGCCAGAAGAAGGACCTCCTGGGTGCCAAGGTGCGGGAACTGATCGCGCTGGCGGTCGCCGTCAGCATCCGCTGCGACGGCTGTATCGCCGTCCATACCGAAGCGGCGATCAAACACGGCGCCACCCAGGAGGAGATCGCCGAGGCGCTGGGCGTCGCCGTCGCGCTGAACGCCGGGGCGGCGCTGGTTTATTCCACCCGCGTGATGGACGCCTACGCCGCGCACGGCTGA